Genomic segment of Terriglobales bacterium:
ATCCGCGCAACCCCGGACTCGACTGGGGAAGCTCGGATTTCGATATCCGTCACCGCTTCTCGCTGACTCCAGTCTGGGCAACGCCGTGGTACAGTAGCGGCAAGGGATGGCAGCGGCAGGCGCTGGGCGGTTGGACCATCGTGCCGGTGTTCAGCGTACGCTCTGGGACGCCGTTCTCGATCTTCGACAGCACCAACTGCGTGAACTGCGGCGTTCCGGGTTGGCAGCGCTACATACCTAACACTCCGATCACCGATTACCACACTGGCTCACCGGTGGCATCGGGACCGAACCAGTTCGACTTGCTGAGCTTGCCAGTAGCAAACACCGAGATCTTCGATACAAACCTGGGCTTCAACGATTTCGGTCCATTTCCTATCGACATGACGCGTAGGAATTCGTTTCGCGGTCCCAGTGCCTGGAACTTTGACCTCGCGGTTACCAAGTCTTTCAAGCTGACCGAGCGGTTCGGGCTGGAATTCCGCGCCGAGGGGTATGACATATTTAATCACCACAACTACTATGTCATCGCCTCGAACCTGGATGTTCCAAACTTCGCTAGTGGTGCACCCCTTGTCCAGGCTCAGAAGGGCGGACTCGGTATCAACGCCATCGGAGGCAACCACGACGAGCGGCGCTTCGGGCAGTTCGCTCTGCGTCTGACCTTCTAATTCTCGCAGCCTTGTGCTGCTTCGGGGGGATGAGCTCAGCTCATCCCCTTTTTTTTTGTTGTTTTCCCTTCCCAGACCACTGCATAAATGTCCAAGAATTACTTTTGTTGGTTAGCCGCTGCGCCTGCATTACTCATGAGGGGTGGAGCAGGCCTTCAGCCCTTTAGCCGTCGTTGAACATACTCTAGTGTCAGTCAAAGCACCTCAGGGGCTGAAGCCCTCATCCTTACACCTGCTTTCAATGCAGGCCTGAAGGCCTGCTCTACCCCGTCATGAGAGATGTGAACGGACGGGAGGTTTCAGAACTTCAGGCTGTCATCCTGGGCGACGCGCCCGGAGTCCCCAGCAAACCGGCTTTTAGTTTGCTGAGGGTGAGCGTCGGTCTAATTCTTCCGACCTACGTCTTTCGCGGCTCGCGGGCGAGAAGTCGAAGGATCTTGCGTTTGCTCTTTTCTATCGGACGTAAAGGAGTGAGCGCTAACCGTGCGCGAGGGTGGAGCAGGCCTTCAGGCCTGCATCAGAAGAAGCTGTAAGGATGAGGGCTTCAGCCCCTGAAGTATGAAACCTGCTCACCAGCCATTGGTCTGAGCCACTGCGGAACTGCGTCCAGAATATATTTCGGATTGGCCGAGCTATAGGGATAGTGTTGTGCGACTCCCACCAGTCTCCGCTGTACTGGGTTCTCGTGAATGTAGGTTCGGTATCTCTGAGATTCGACTGCATCTCGCACCCGTCGATCGTGGAAGCTCGTCTGCCATTTCTCGCCTGTGAGCCCTAGCTCCTTGTTTGCGCGGAAGGAATAGCCCCCTTTGATGAACTGCATGGCGCGTTCGATAGTGACCCGGGAGCCAGGGGTGATCAGCAGGTGAAAATGGTCAGGCATTATTACAAATTCATGCAATAGGTACTTACTCTCTTC
This window contains:
- a CDS encoding transposase encodes the protein MIIPLRGHTSESTYFLTASTYCKQQLLQSERSALLLIDVLYHYREESKYLLHEFVIMPDHFHLLITPGSRVTIERAMQFIKGGYSFRANKELGLTGEKWQTSFHDRRVRDAVESQRYRTYIHENPVQRRLVGVAQHYPYSSANPKYILDAVPQWLRPMAGEQVSYFRG